A single region of the Hylaeus volcanicus isolate JK05 chromosome 5, UHH_iyHylVolc1.0_haploid, whole genome shotgun sequence genome encodes:
- the LOC128876103 gene encoding rho GDP-dissociation inhibitor 2-like, translating to MSEVNADHVDSMEEELEVESNYKPPPEKTIEQILEADREDESLRKYKETLLGEAKSGGIVVDPDDPRKVIVKKLALCVANRPDMELDLTGDLSQLKKQTFVIKEGVSYRIRIDFIVQREIVHGLKYIQKTYRLGVPVDKMIHMVGSYPPKTEVQSYTTPAEDAPSGVMARGSYNVSSLFTDDDKHEHLKWEWSFEIKKDWKE from the exons ATGTCAGAGGTCAACGCGGATCATGTTGACTCTATGGAGGAGGAACTAGAGGTAGAATCGAATTACAAGCCTCCACCAGAGAAAACAATAGAACAAATTCTAGAAGCGGATAGAGAGGATGAAAGTTTACGGAAATATAAGGAAACGCTTCTAGGGGAAGCAAAGTCTGGCGGTATCGTTGTAG ATCCAGACGATCCCAGAAAGGTAATAGTTAAGAAATTGGCGCTTTGCGTCGCAAATCGCCCAGACATGGAATTAGATTTAACGGGAGATCTATCTCaactaaaaaaacaaacttttgtaataaaagaaGGCGTGAGTTATAGAATCAGGATCGACTTCATCGTGCAACGCGAAATCGTGCACGGTCTAAAGTATATTCAGAAGACCTATCGTCTCGGCGTACCCG TGGATAAAATGATACATATGGTTGGTTCTTATCCACCGAAAACAGAAGTGCAATCGTACACCACTCCAGCGGAAGATGCGCCATCCGGAGTAATGGCGCGTGGATCCTACAACGTGAGCTCCTTGTTTACCGACGATGACAAGCATGAACATCTGAAGTGGGAGTGgtcgtttgaaataaaaaaagactgGAAAGAATAA